Genomic segment of Mercurialis annua linkage group LG6, ddMerAnnu1.2, whole genome shotgun sequence:
CATAGCCACAGGCATAACGGTCTTCAGTATGTTGtttctttaaaatttcaaaagctACCGCTTCTATTTTTTACTGCTTCTAGTAACTTGATAAGAATACTGTATTGGATTACAGAGCACCCAGGAAATACAGTCCTCGACCCAAGTTTCACAGGATTCCCAAATTGACCAACAGAACAATCACACAGCAGAAGCTCCTGGAGCTGATTCTGGTTCCGTTTCTGCTTCTAGCAATGATAACCGGAAAGTTTCACGCCAAGATATTGAACTTGTAAGCATGCTTTCCTTTTGAGTTTGTAGTTCTTTTGTTTTTGACATTTATTAGTTTGACTTTCTTTCCCCTTTCTTTTGTTAATTGATTCTGCTTGACCAtgttgttctgtaatgtttgatCCCCACTAATGGCTCTTGCAGGTTCAGAATCTAATCGAACGGTGCTTGCAGTTGTACATGAATAGAGATGAGGTGGTCAAAACCCTCTTGACACGTGCAAGGATAGACCCTGGATTCACAACATTGGGTAATCTTCTTGAATTTCTTATCCACTGATCGTCTTTTTGGTGCCTTTGACCTCTCCTTTCAACCTGCACTGATTTATGTTTGCCATCTTCTATTCTGGGTTGAATTTCTTATCTAAACATCATCTTTTCGGCGCCCTTGAAACCTTTTCTTTCAATCCGTACAGCTGTACCGATCTATGTATTTCTATCTCCTATTCTGAATTGAAATGCTGTATGATTAGGCAGCTACGAAGTTTGATGTCATACCAGATCTTGATATCTAGTAACCACTAACTCTTACTTATTCTTGTGCCAGTCACTAGTTGTCTTATTTATTCAGCATATTACAAGAATTAAGAACACATTCTCTTATTTATTTGTTCGAAGTTCATGAAATTTCCTACTCTGGCATAACTCATGattatttattatctttttagtATGGCAGAAATTGGAAGAAGAAAATGCTGATTTCTTCAGGGCCTATTACATTAGGCTGAAATTGAAGAAGCAAATTCTCTTATTTAATCACTTGCTCGAGCATCAATATCATCTAATGAAGTTTCCTGCACCTCCCAAGGTTCCTTTGGCCCCTATACAAAATGGGATTCATCCCATGTCCGGTAAGTTCCAACTTTCTAGTGAAACAGTTATAGAAGGTATAAATGATTCTAATATAGTACAAAATGATAGAATGGGTTCTCAAACAACGTTTGTTTATATTCAACTTTGTTTGAAGGTCGCTAAATTGGTATTCTAGAAAATTTCACATAACCTGATGTTACGTCTTAGAtctttttagaaagttaagtACACATTGGTTTTAGTACTTGCTTATGTTCTTTCAGATTTGACGTATAGTAAAAGCAACTTGTATTAAGTTTGCTTTTGTGGCTGTTGTTTCTTCCGGCACAATCCATTTGATCCAAGCTATCCATTATTTTGGAGCAAAATTTTCCTAAATATTGGGAAAACTGTTAACCCATGATTTTGTTCTGGTAGAGCTATCAACGGAATTTTTGGTAGCTGAAGGTTCTATGAGTTGGATGCCAGTTCTATTTTAATGCtgcaatttttgtttttgatacttttattCAACATCACTTCTTTGCAGTGCAGTTAACCATTTGCCTATGGGATATCCTGTCCTACAACAACCTCCAATGCCAGTTCCAGGTCAACCTCATCTTGATTCGATGGGCTGCGGAATATCAAGCTGCCATGTTGTTAATGGAGTCCCTGCACCAGGAAACTTTCATCCTATTCGTATGAATTCTGGAAATAAGTGAGAAAAATACCACCCTCATCCATTTTTCTTGCATTGTCTGCTTCAAAATTGACACTTTTCTTGGTTCCACACACTTGGAGAAGAAATAGAAAACGAATTATTAGTTCAGAGATGCACTTGTCTATGTGCAAGTGTTTTATAGCAGACAGTTGATTTTTTAGTTTATGGGAAATCTAGTTGCTATTTCTGTACATATGACTATgagcttggattttgttttcaCAAGTGATTAGCAATCTAGTTGACGATCAAttttctttgttcttttttCACTCTCTCAACATTTATGTGATGTAATAGCATAATTTTGGCTTGCCGATGGCCAAAAATTTGATATCTATGAATTACATATGTAGTGGTTTTTGTGCTGTTTCGTCGAGTAACAACTAATGGCCTCTGAATATATGCTTGTAGTATGGTGATGGAGAACAACACAGCTGATATGGCTCCTGTGGTTCCACATAGCAGTGGCATGTCATCCATATCTGAGATGCCTCTGAGTCCTACTTCAGTAGCATCCAGTGGTCATTTTCCCTTCTCGACATCTGACATGTCAGGCATGGGAGTGGACACATCAGCACTTGATACAGCATTTACATCTGATGTGGCAAGTTCTGTAGGATTGCAGCTTGGACCAGATGGTGTGGTTGGAACCTCCAGATCTTTAGATCAGATTCAATGGAATTTCAGCCTCTCCGACTTAACTGCAGATTTATCAAACTTAGGAGGTAAGTTGCAGTTAATCCCTTTCAAGCATATTAAACAGATTTTTCATACAAAAACGTCAGCTGTATTGCTCCGTGTAGCTGTGCTAGTAGCTTTTTAGAATAATCTGGTATGCTAACTAAGAATTTAATTGCATCTTTGGAAATGAAAACTGAGGACTCTTTGTCAGAAGTTCATATTTTACATGCTATTTCAGCAGTCTTGTGTATGAAGAATGTTATCTTCTTGTCGATGAGTTTTACAACCTTTCTTTTCCTAGCAACTGTAATTCAACGCATGATGCGGGATTTTGATAATGCCGTTCCCTTTTTACTTTTCGGTTTGCAGATTTAGGAGCCTTAGGAAACTATCCGGGTTCTCCATTTCAGCCGTCTGATTCAGAAATTTTTCTTGATTCTCCGGAGCACGATGACATAGGTACATTAATCCTCTCTCGACTTGTATGTAGTGTTTCCGTTTACTTGTCAGAGGTCCATAAAGAAGTTGGTCTATacaactgatttttttattcttgtAGCAGTTGAAGAATTTTTTGTTGATTCAGTCCCGGGGCCTCCATGCTCCCAGTCAGATGAAGAGAAAGCCTAGGTCAAGGTGGCGGCCCGTCCTTCTTCTCTTTGAAATTGTTAGGATAGGCTGAGTTAgatgaataaaattaaacatttgtCCATCCATTTGCTTAGGaactttttgatattttatagaaTCAAATATCCGTGATGCTGTAacgtaattttgattttgtattaGCATCGTAATAGGAAGCAGTCGTCGGTTGTAGTTGTAGTTTCATTCCAGcaataaaaaaggtaaaatgcaagCTTAGATTCCTTTCTTTCCCGTTATGTCGGCAATATATGAACTCTAAGAGGGAAGTACTTTTGGCTATGTTTAGGACGAATTGACCAATTATTATTGTCCTTGATTGCAATTTGTTTATGATTGGTGGATAACTTGGAAAGAATTAAAAAAGTTGAGGCTGATTATGAAAATATTTGTATgacattttctttttatcaaatGGGCAATCCattgatgtttttatttcttattgCTGATGTATTAGGTGTTTGTTTTGCAATATTTGATGAATGTCGCTGACTTGTTTATAAGAAAATTAGGTAATACGTACTTAGAAATTAGATGGGAGGCTTGCATTGTTTATTATAGGATATGTTTGGTcattgttttaactttttaaagcTCATTTGGGTTTTAATTAGACTTTAGAATTTACATCATGATGGCtggaatttgaaatttatttttactactATTATCACCGCTACGTtctatgttaattttattaaattattcaaaCATTATACAACTAATATAGTCTATTGATTCTGCAAgttatatataaacattttattGGATGAGTATATATTTGTGATAACTAGAATAAATAGAAAACTCTAGGTCGAGTTTTCTCTTGTTTTTCGCTTCGACTGCCGTTAATGGTGTATTTTTGCTGTTGGCGGTAGtcatttttttattgctttatttacttaaaaataaaataaatccaattttttctttatctttttatttgtttttggtggttaaatttattgatgaaatacatcaattttaatatatatatatataaaaaaaatcaagaatcaaGACAAAACCTTTTAGGACTGAAGatgaaactgttttgattttatattagttttgttttgatttttttttattatggcgactgtcttttttaattttgtttgtcctttctctataaaaaatttgtttgtctttttttttatgaaggcCTGACGAGTTTTCTGTTAGACAGTGAAAAATCAAGTTTAGagcatttttataattttaattttgtattgcGATCTAcgaattttttttcatcttgTCCTATGTCAAGGTATTAGAGACggttatattttttcaaaattcttacatttgTAACTGCTTGATataatagaaaattattttttgtcaaaaaaataattagtgatAACTAATTGGTTTAATCATCTAAAAAAATcccatcttttaatttttttcattatgccctcacttttcaaaaaatttaattttcagtttcaattatagtcATTTGTGCGAATTGAATTAGAAAAGGGTTCAAATATGTCATTAATATTGATTCATATTGtctcaatttgtatttttattataaaaagttgagaaaataacaagaaaaccaCAATAATGACTCACTATTTCACATAAtacaatattaaataatatgtttactttattacaatttttctttcataaaataCCAACTTCCATTATTACTTTTCAATCAACACCACCTTTCTCTTAAGCCAACATGTGTCCACCCTTACTATGTCATGCATCTGTTGCAATATTCATTCTTAGCGAATTTAAGgtgcaccatttggtgcacATGCTATAATGAATGACTCGCGCGGGTCATTTTTAACAAATATCAGGTGTATCTTTTGGTACACTTGATAcaattcttttgttttttaatataaattatatatttatatattcatatatttatttaaattggatataaaatttatttattatatttaaattttaaaaatattaatttaaatttaaatttaaaaaatacaaatatattattctttttttgtttatatctcCGATATATATTTTATACGTCTCTCATATACTGTATAAAGCGAATAAGTACGACTAATTTAGAAAGTGATGACATActactttcaaattttaaagttcgcgtcataattgcaaattagataaagttcatgatttaatttacaattaaccctaatataaaaattacatcTACTTTTGGTTGTTGGGTATTTTTCTGGTgactaaaaatttaaactataaaatcATACTGACCGAGTCTCATTTCCTGCTGAAAGCTAAGTCTTAATTAAGTTCATGACTTTTTATGATAGCTTACTTTTATTGCTAAGATACTGTTTTATGATTGTCTAGTGGTCTCCATAATTGTTACTTTTTAAAGTGAGTTATGATTTAATAAAGAGTTGTTGTTATGAGTCCGGGACGTGAAAAACTCGAACCAGATcaacaaatcaaataaaactaaattaaagtAGTAAGAATAGTTTGATCATTGAGAAAATATAATTCGATTTGGTTCGTATcttataaatatttagtttttgatttttagttcagttataataattcaataattatattttgttcataaaataaaatacacataaattgaaatagctaaaatatttattttttattttctgggaggaatatttaataaaatgataaaatagcGATTTCATAAAATTAACCTAGAATAACTATTGTATAtggaatatatatatttcaaacttattttatgaaccaaatcaaaataacGAGTAGCTGGTCTATTCTAAATCTATATTTGGTATATGAAATTCGTGTGgaataagataattattttgtaaaatagCTATTCTctattttgtttatataattattgttccatgaaattattatttcatgattttgtcaaatgataaaatatttaattttttcaaaataaccATTTCCTTTTATGTTCGTcttataaaaatgaaagttggtgtatttttatgaatttttttttaaaacgtgattaaactaaaaaaaatataaaagtagtgaatttttatgacattatccATAGTTTAAATTCTCTTTCCAATAGCTGGATTGAGGTTGATAGATTATATCTGATAGGTTTACGGACAGGAACTTCCTATTCGTGGCTATTAAGCCTTTTTAGCTTTACCTCGTCTTTAAGCTTCAAATCCCattctttttaaaagtttcaaataGGTCCCTCAATTatgttaaaaattataatacgtGATCATTGCACTAGTGGGGTCATTTGCAGTAAGCATGCAGTATTTTTTAATAGATACGAACAATTTATGAAGACAGTCCAAGGTAAAATCTTAAACATGTAGATTACCTAGTGCATCGGATTTATAATGATGAACTCTCTCACTGGAGTTTAAgtgaatattattattgttttaatttattaccgttttaattttatttttacatatacTTCTTCTTTCTCATTTTGTATATACGATATATTACGAAATCTAAAGAAAAACAGTTACACTGTAAAAGTACATTTTATTCTATAAACATGTTTGTTGAGCAATTACAAAAAAGTGTGATATATCAATTAATACAGTGCGATGTTCATTAAAATATGGCTTATGGTGAAAAAAGATAAACCCTTATGACTTGttataatttaaactaaattttttaatttttataataataggcaaattgtatttattttagagaaaataacaagaaaacaagaaaaaaggcttcacttttcacacaatacaattttattaaatttatttactttattacCAAATAAGTatgttttatttcatccaacaccACCTTTTTCAATTACTCTACACGTGTCCATACTAAAcacttttttaatgtttttctattaaaaaaaagtccCCTTTTCAGCAGACCTGACGCGCGCCTGACGCACCAGGCCTGCTGCATGTGAAACAGGTGCACCATGCACCTGTTATCACATTTTGTTTTGGAAAACATGTGCATGGTGCACCTGTTTCCCATATAACTCATAAAATGGGgacctttttttttcaaaggtccccatatttttttatatcatatattatatatttatatacatatattatttatttatttatttatatgttaaatattaatattaaatatttaaaaaaattcaaatcattaatttatttatctattttataaacataatgtatcaaaattttaaatcgaGACCgacgttatgattttttttaataaagcggatacatatatgatacatctcTAGTACATCTgcgatacatttttgatacatctctaattttatttttagtgcattgagtttaaatttttattttttgagtgcTATGTATTGCATTTCGAATATGTTATTGCTGCTAATATTGCTTATTGAATTCTAATCGACTacatttaattgtaatttgaatatatttttgatacatctcagatacataatttatacatgatagatacatattcgatacattaattgaattaactgactcATTCgattgatttgtttttatatttagaaaaacttataaacatatatataatttatatgtatGTGATACATCTCGTATACATATGTGATAGATTACTGATACATAAATTATACACGatggatatatttttaaatgtatttaaatagataccTCGTCAatacataattatatatataactaccTTTCTAGTACAGTTTTTAAATGTATGTAAATAGATCAtcgttaatacataatttaaatatttgattgATTGTAATTGAATCAACCGACTAATTTGGTTGGCCCggttttatatttatacatctttgatacatgatagatacatatttgatacattaattgaattaactgactaattcgattgattcgtttttatatttagaaaaacttataaacatatatataatttatatgtatGTGATACATCTAATATACATAtgtgatacatctctgatacataatttatacacgatagatatatttttaaatgtatttaaataaatacctttatacatgataggtacatttttgatacatttttcatatatttattatcaatgCGCATTTTAtgctataaataaattatagatacattttttagaTCTACTTAATAGATACggtgatacataatttatacatgatagatatacttttaaaatttattcaaatggatacatcgttaatttataatttatatataatggtTACATATTTACCAGGTAATTTATATGGAGAACATtacaagaaaattataaaattatatcatctctctattttcatatttttatatttactaattttttaaattaaaataaattattttaatttttaaaaattaaaaaaaaaagaagaattaaGGACTGATCCGCGCGTGCGGATCAGTCCT
This window contains:
- the LOC126687409 gene encoding uncharacterized protein LOC126687409 isoform X1, encoding MKTLQSTQEIQSSTQVSQDSQIDQQNNHTAEAPGADSGSVSASSNDNRKVSRQDIELVQNLIERCLQLYMNRDEVVKTLLTRARIDPGFTTLVWQKLEEENADFFRAYYIRLKLKKQILLFNHLLEHQYHLMKFPAPPKVPLAPIQNGIHPMSVNHLPMGYPVLQQPPMPVPGQPHLDSMGCGISSCHVVNGVPAPGNFHPIRMNSGNNMVMENNTADMAPVVPHSSGMSSISEMPLSPTSVASSGHFPFSTSDMSGMGVDTSALDTAFTSDVASSVGLQLGPDGVVGTSRSLDQIQWNFSLSDLTADLSNLGDLGALGNYPGSPFQPSDSEIFLDSPEHDDIAVEEFFVDSVPGPPCSQSDEEKA
- the LOC126687409 gene encoding uncharacterized protein LOC126687409 isoform X2, which encodes MKTLQSTQEIQSSTQVSQDSQIDQQNNHTAEAPGADSGSVSASSNDNRKVSRQDIELVQNLIERCLQLYMNRDEVVKTLLTRARIDPGFTTLVWQKLEEENADFFRAYYIRLKLKKQILLFNHLLEHQYHLMKFPAPPKVPLAPIQNGIHPMSVNHLPMGYPVLQQPPMPVPGQPHLDSMGCGISSCHVVNGVPAPGNFHPIRMNSGNNMVMENNTADMAPVVPHSSGMSSISEMPLSPTSVASSGHFPFSTSDMSGMGVDTSALDTAFTSDVASSVGLQLGPDGVVGTSRSLDQIQWNFSLSDLTADLSNLGDLGALGNYPGSPFQPSDSEIFLDSPEHDDIVEEFFVDSVPGPPCSQSDEEKA